From Calliphora vicina chromosome 3, idCalVici1.1, whole genome shotgun sequence:
AATAAATCTTAATGCATTATAATTGAAATGTGCGGTGACGAagttataaaagtttattttgaaaacgaaaaaatcttgtttgtactaaaaaaaattactaaaaaatgtttcccttattaaattttattggaaatttaaccctttaatgtaCTTAGGCTTAACCCCCAACAGGTACTGAAAAACTATGAGATGTAAAGAccatattattatacccttcaccttcgtgagaagggtatatataagtttgtcattctatttgtaatttccacattaaatttaaaaaataattttaaatttaaaaaatttaaaataacaattcgaaaaaattgtttttccaaaaaattaaaaaaacaactttgaaaaaaaatataaattttgtttacctaaaaatatttaaaatttgtattttgaagtataatttggtgaagggtatataagattatagctcttttacttgttttcacTATTATTGTATctctaaaggtatttataggaggcaatactgagtattagcacttatcaaatttaaaatatcattcggtatttcaaaaaatcgtttcgaaaaacatttattgtttacacgatagtattagaaatattttatttctttgttgattgatatttttctgcaaactttatttttattttatattttcttgacatttttgtttgccttatttgtttttataaatacatacctgatacatatgaaaataaaaagtttttgaattgttttaaacaaattttcaataccgaccgtaaatcaaaaatatcatttgtattttttgaaaatctaatacaaattttgtattgacgatgaaattgtattatgatacttgagtttttgacaaatattaatactcagtattgccgtctataaataccttaataaattgtttaaaaaaattaatttcagcaTTGAAAAATCTACACAATTAGTGTTGTCATTtatcgaatttttaaaatttatatttagaaccAGATTGACAATCATTTGTGTTCGAATTTTAAAGTtcagtgctgaaaatttgagccaaatcggacaacgtttTGCGGCGCGCaacgaggtcaaagttcagatatatgcacaTTTTACTAAGGACTAAGATCGAAAAATCCTTATGTGatgaatatttgaattgaaactgtttaggaaatagttttttctgtgtattcatttcaattatgaattggttttttctgtgtaataaattttaattaaagaaaagatTCAAAAAGGAATTAGtcatattaaccctctaacccgcaaacaaaaaatcacgcacaaaatttcatgtgctaaaattaaaagacatcactcacaaaacagctgacagaagaaaaactaaaagtcagaatacATTTCGACAATCGAAccgttaaattttaaaaaaaaaatatgataactTTTTGAGGTAATtgatgttttgtaatgcatgtcttgaggcactcttgctcGTTAGATGGTTAAGAATTAGTTCTCGAAGCAATGAATACAATTCGTTTGAAGTGCTAATCCAATACGCATTTATACTGGAATTCAAGTATAATTCAAACCTTTCATTTTGTTTGAaagctatttaattttttcaaatatttttcaagtttaaaacataatcacCGATATTGcaaatcaacatttcacatgaaatatgttccattttccttttttcgttcatcaactatggtcacgtgaaaaaattccccatgttgtggaatttttagatggaattttgtaaacaataaacagctgttacgaacaaaatcaactattgtgaatgaaaagttcatgggaatatcacgatagcaatttttccTTTGAGGGAATTGGATATTTCATGCGAACAAAATGTCACATGTTATTgtcgataggggtgaatatttgcattcaagtcaatcaaataccaacaaaatgttcaagtgcttgaatttttgggctTTGGGTGCTTATTTGAAGGCTTAACCTTATTGAATTCTTTAATGAAATGTTAACATATCAAATTTTACTTGatttagatatttaaataagaataaattCTTTCGAATCTTTCTCAGATGTCACTATTGTATTAAACCATTCATATTTTGCCATTAGAAACCTTAATAAATAAGGAATTAacagataaatataaaaaaagaagttCAAGTAAACAATTTGTTGATGTTTTTGGTGCATGTTAGCATGTTTTCATTCTAACCTaacgatattatttctaaaatataatcagcccaattatgaataaaaacttccccgggagtttgttccccggtacttttttcccattgattttgaataggaaaaatgggaaaaggttaaaaactcccggggaatttttattcataattgggctgaatattgAATGTTACAATTCTCAGAATCACTATTGAACTCaagcaattattttaaatattttgtttgaaaagcactcaaaaaatagttaaaaactgattaattttcatttatttattttagcctactttgtattttagttttattaaattaaatttttatttaccttgatttttaaaaaatcacactTTTTAGGGAGCACAGCTCTAAATAAAATGATTAAGCATTAATTTGAAACAGGGTTGGAAAGTGATATATTTCTTAAGTAACACGATATTATGCAATTAGTACCTTTTGCCAACTCAgagtactaaaattaaaatttccttattggcagaaactgaTTGAGGTTAATTTTTACAAGATTCTGAACAAATTACTTGTATTTCGTTCacttaatttttgtgtttaacaatttaaatagtattCTACACCAATTCCAATTAAACTTCAAAAGTTTCCATTTGTTTTTTAGTACTttgaatttatacttaaaaaattattaattgtatTTCTGAATTTcccaattgtttttcagaaatttctatttgtatttctgaaatttccattggtattgctattagaattttctgaaactcaaatgtaaaattatgaaatacaattggaaaaatctgaaatacaaatggaaaattctgaaatgtaattggataattctgaaatacaattagaagtttcagaaatataaatggaaaattcttaaatataattggaatattctgaaattcaattagaaaattctgaaataaattggaaatttctgaaatacaattgtaaACGGTGTAGTTTTTAAACAGTACGGATAAAATAAGaatataaatgtttatgtttacataatttttttctttgtaagtGTCAAATATGTACTTATGGTACTTTTAAACCTCAAATACTATCAAAAAGTACGATTGTATTCACTTTTCCATCCCATCAAAATTAACAGTTATATTTTCTGTCTCCacatcaaggcgaattcatacaaggtggtgtcagttctacaaaaacaacgattggtcttaacaaatgtcaaaaaaccaaaatgaaaaattaaacaaataagtatttaaacttaatatagtgtagataattcaatagtgagggctttacttatttatgtaaacaattaatattttgttaataagcttagaatatgtagatatttatatataaaaacaagctattacagttgttagaaccaaaaagcgaaaaaaaattatcagctgtttgactgaatccaccttgtataaattcgccttgctccACATATTCTTtctttttaaagttgttttgttttcagaGTTGCATTTAATATGTCAGAAAACTGTTTCAGTTTcatagtaaataataaaaactatgatataaacaaaattagcgttaaaaatatgaaatttaatgttccagtttaaaaaaaaacaaatcaaataaaaataaaaaaaagcaaaataaatgtcCATTTGTCTTACCTTTTAGGTGGTTGTTGGGCATTAGCTTCACCACTCAAGAAATCCATTGTAGcattttttagattatttttcaagttttcacCATTTTCCTTGGCTTTGGAGGCTTCCATAAGTTTCTTGTCCATAGCATCGTTTACGTTCTGTTCAATTGTTTTTGGGGGGCTGGGAGGAGAGACTGGTTTAATCTCAGCTAGTGGTGTAGGCTTTGGAACAACAGGTTTGGGTGGTTCAACAACAGGTGCAGCAACAGGTTTGGGTGGTTCAACAACAGGTGCAGCTACAGGTTTGGGTGGTTCAACAACAGGTGCCGGCCTTGGAGCTTCAGGTTTTGAAACTGGAGCAGGAACGGGTGCAGGAACAGGTTTTGGTGCTGGTGCCGGTGTAGGATTGACTTTTGGTGTTACTATAGGCGCTGGCTTCGAAGCACTAGGTTGAGCCGGTTCAGCGGGTTTGGGTGTGGCCACATTAGCGGGTTTGTTATCTAAGGCAAGGGTATCAGTCTTGTTTgtcttataaaaaatatcaaagaatgTCCAACCAAAACGTTTTCtacagttaaattaaaaatagaaaacaaaatatgtataaaacaacaatgaaattaaaaatgaaagtaaaattaaaataaaaaactaatttataaagttaaactaaataataaaagccTCAAtcattcaatttttaaatttattacaaggtttataaaaatctgttttataaacctattgcagaattaaaaattgattgtgATAAGAGGattaaaagataaaataaattataaaatttgagacATGAATgacagtttaaaataaatttagttactACGAAACcaaagtttcttttaaaatctaaaataattaaatttctcTCGTGTGGACCAATCTTGTCGATGTTATGTTTCAGTTCGAACAAAATTGTCATAACAATTGTTTGCACAGCTATGTCTGACATCACATGTCATTTTCCCACAAAAATAacgacattttaaaaaattacaaagaaaactATGAACAGGAACATGAGTATCGATGGACCCGTTTTCCCCACACCAAACAACATGAACAAATATGTGTCCGTAATTTAGCCAACGCACAAAACGAAATATTGTCAATACTTGGGATTACTTTTCAATTGCCTAAAAACTCTTAATATCTGCGTTCGCCGTCGagtttaaaatccaatttaatcatttttcatttctgcgatttatacattttcattttcattcccTATTGCAATTGTTAGGGAACAGATAGAAGACAACAActataattaaaatacaatttttactgCACCTACGACAGcccatatttatttataggtTCACATTTTCTTTCATCTATTACAATTGCAGAGAAAAGtgcacattttaatttaattaaaatccacTGAGGCAGAAACACTCGCAACTGAAAGAGGTGCAGTAGTATAGTCTTCAATTAAAAGGCAAACAAATAGACCGACCGACCGACAGACAGACATTCAGAACGaatgaatatacaaaatatataaataaataatagataAATGCAATGAACATTTTCACTTGCTTTTAGGTTTTGCTGCCATTTTGATGACCAAAAAGTTGacatatgcaaaatttaaaatttttcttttttcgtttctaaattttttgtgccCGAGAACAAATATACATTTTCTACTTCATCTTTATTTAGGAAATGTACTCGAACGTACAATATTAAAAGGTTTCGATatctgtatttttgtttttaattattcaaatgatTTAATgttttgattaaatattttaaaaacatttttatttctttattaaaatattaaatattgaaattctttagcgattctttaagctttaatttataaagttatttttcttagtgtatgtattttttgttgtttgttttctagAGCTGCATTTTGTATATATCAGAAGTGTTATACAATTTCATATTTCCATAACCCTACTTTGTTTACTTAGCAGACAATTTATTGTCTACACATGAATTTGTATCGTGTGGACAGGAGCTTTACATTGACAAAAGGTGTCCAAACAAGACAAATTCATGTGCGCACATACACATTTTCTTTGAGTGAACAAATTGATATCTAGTCAAGGCGGAGGTAATAAGAGctttgaaatacatataattaGCTTCGTTCCAGTAGATTTGCAACACTAAATGAGACAGAATTAACATAATTTCGAAATACATCTGCAATTTCTAACTGGCTGATCTATTcaataacaaagtttttataccctacatcaccatagttgggagggtattatgcgtttgtgcagatgtttgtaacgcccattagatattagtctaacacccaccttaaattatactgaatgacttagaatcactttcacgtccgtccgtctggctggctgtccatgtaaaccttgtgcgccgAGTACAGGTCGGAATTTTGAAGATATCTCGATaaaatatggtacatataattttgtaCCGACCTaaggacggagcctattgaaactggcagaaatcggtccattatttcacctagcccccatacaaatgtcctcccgaaattggatttgatcagtcataaatatttaatttatataggtatctacacaaattttgcttcaaataagttttatatatacgaaattcatgtcaccaaattttattatgatcggtccataattagtcatagctcccgcttCCAAAATCTCTtaatctcctaaaaattttgatatacacataaaattcaacataaataactttaatatagacacgaatcacacgacataatttcatggtgattggtccataattggtcatagctcctatataaggtccacttccgaaaatatctTTAACGAGTATAaagatatttcttaaaaatgttggtatatacataaaattcaacaaaaatatctttaatatagacataaataacacaaccAATTTTCAtgtcgatcggtccataattagtcatagctctagGTCAAAGTTGTCTTTTTTTGATCaaagtatactaactgaaaaaatgttgtaagttaatgtctaaaagaattcttattgtcagagttatattgtggaattttatggggataatttttgtggaagattttaaccctctagctcctctccttaggggtcaattttacccttttttcgagaaaatcaaaaaaagaccTTCCAAAaaagacatttaaggattaaaatattaaacgaaaatatttttaattataaatagatttttggtgattttttttttaaatgtgagacccaagatgacgtgtaattttgctaattaagattaaagagctttatttacatctTTGGTATGTTTGGTGagccccactgaaattttccggcaaaaattttcgacgaatattttaatacttaaatgtcctttttgaaaggactttttttttgatttttttacatattcacAAGATATaatatcatgtcatattgtcataaggttctaatatttcacgacgTCTCGgtttaaccgactcttaggcgatAGGTGCAGGTCTCTATGTACTGGTTGGTACACattaaacatagcatacagagttgtattattttaggaaattattagcttgaaaggcaatattagaacattatgacaatatgacatgataggataccttgtgaatcgacCAATTCTAATTTGTATTAACTTACATagtac
This genomic window contains:
- the LOC135955426 gene encoding uncharacterized protein LOC135955426; this translates as MFALWYLSLAVDELRKRFGWTFFDIFYKTNKTDTLALDNKPANVATPKPAEPAQPSASKPAPIVTPKVNPTPAPAPKPVPAPVPAPVSKPEAPRPAPVVEPPKPVAAPVVEPPKPVAAPVVEPPKPPPKNN